A window of Paenibacillus polygoni contains these coding sequences:
- the glcT gene encoding glucose PTS transporter transcription antiterminator GlcT, which produces MNLKVAKVLNNNVIIGTHPEHEEVVVIGKGIGFHRKSGDIIPLQTVEKMFILTNQEEQEQYKQLVPRVSEQLIETINDIILYITSESNVKLNEHIHIALTDHIAFAMKRMEQGIVLHNPFLYETKEIYPMEYRLASYAINLIKERLGVDLGEEEVGFVALHIYSAMTNQNLSEVQQHSKLIADLVAIVEDKLDYQIPRQSLDYSRLVTHLRFAIERIKRGEEVAEVQKLDSLLSKEYPEMYSLSWTLTKVMEKRMKHAVYAAEVSYLALHLQRLSQKKEQETKK; this is translated from the coding sequence GTGAACCTGAAAGTGGCAAAAGTACTGAACAATAACGTTATTATTGGAACCCATCCAGAACACGAGGAAGTTGTTGTTATCGGTAAGGGGATTGGTTTTCATCGCAAGTCTGGAGATATCATCCCGCTTCAAACAGTAGAGAAGATGTTTATTTTAACCAATCAGGAAGAACAAGAGCAGTACAAACAACTCGTTCCGCGAGTGAGTGAACAACTAATAGAGACAATAAACGATATTATTTTATATATAACAAGTGAGAGTAATGTGAAGTTAAATGAACATATTCATATTGCTCTAACGGATCATATTGCATTTGCAATGAAACGGATGGAACAAGGAATTGTACTTCACAATCCTTTTTTGTATGAGACGAAGGAAATTTATCCAATGGAGTATCGTTTAGCATCTTATGCCATAAATCTCATCAAGGAACGGCTTGGTGTAGACTTAGGAGAAGAAGAAGTAGGATTTGTCGCTCTCCATATCTACAGCGCAATGACGAATCAGAATTTAAGCGAAGTGCAGCAACACTCTAAATTAATAGCTGATCTTGTAGCGATTGTAGAAGATAAACTTGATTATCAAATTCCTCGGCAATCCTTAGATTATTCTAGGCTTGTTACTCATTTAAGGTTTGCAATAGAACGGATTAAGCGCGGTGAAGAAGTAGCTGAGGTACAAAAACTGGATTCTCTGCTAAGTAAAGAATATCCGGAGATGTACTCTCTTTCCTGGACGTTAACCAAAGTTATGGAAAAACGAATGAAGCATGCGGTGTATGCAGCCGAAGTGAGCTATCTCGCGTTACATTTACAAAGATTGTCACAAAAAAAAGAGCAGGAAACAAAAAAATGA
- the ptsG gene encoding glucose-specific PTS transporter subunit IIBC, which translates to MFKKLFGVLQRVGKAVMLPVAILPAAGLLLGIGNLLANPDFLQYVPVLEAHWVQVIANVLMNSGQIVFDNLSLLFAVGVAVGLAGGDGVAGLAAIIGYLIMNVTMGTILGVNEYVLSQQGAAYANVLGIPTLQTGVFGGIIIGILAAAMYNRFFKIELPSYLGFFAGKRFVPIATAAFSLIIGLVLTLVWPPIQHGLNFVSQSMISSNETLSAFIFGTIERSLIPFGLHHIFYSPFWFEFGEYVNKAGEVIRGDQRIFMAQLRDGVEFTAGTFTTGKYPFMMFGLPAAALAIYHTAKPENKKVVGSLMVSGALTAFLTGITEPLEFSFLFVAPLLFAVHAVFAGLSFMIMQILGVKIGMTFSGGLIDYILFGVIPNRTPWYLVIVVGLAFAVIYYFGFRFVITKFNLKTPGREEKVIETGSAGSGSKDELPHQILKAFGGPDNIKHLDACITRLRIEVKDKSTVDKNRLKDLGASGVLEVGNNVQAIFGTRSDTIKSQMKDIMDGRTPAAPEVDPEPEVEQAQGESGEAIIPEQIVMPANGELLDITQVPDPVFSEKMTGDGFAFLPHENTIHSPVNGKVFNVFPSKHAIGILSDGGKEVLVHIGVNTVKLKGQGFKVLVEEGDLVSAGQPIMEVDVEYVKAHAPSIISPVIFSNLPEGAVVKLEKSGVQKAGEDKIITIH; encoded by the coding sequence ATGTTCAAAAAGCTTTTCGGCGTGTTGCAGCGTGTCGGTAAAGCGGTCATGCTTCCGGTAGCGATCTTGCCGGCAGCCGGTTTGCTTCTAGGGATTGGTAACTTGTTAGCTAATCCAGACTTTCTGCAATACGTACCTGTCCTAGAAGCACACTGGGTACAGGTGATTGCCAATGTTCTTATGAACTCAGGGCAAATCGTATTCGATAACTTGTCCTTACTGTTTGCAGTTGGGGTTGCGGTAGGACTTGCTGGTGGAGACGGGGTAGCCGGACTCGCAGCGATTATTGGTTATCTCATCATGAATGTAACGATGGGAACAATACTCGGTGTAAACGAGTATGTATTATCACAACAAGGCGCTGCATATGCGAATGTCCTAGGTATTCCTACCTTACAGACTGGGGTATTTGGCGGTATTATCATCGGGATCTTGGCTGCGGCGATGTACAATAGATTCTTCAAAATTGAACTTCCGTCGTATTTGGGATTCTTTGCAGGTAAACGTTTTGTACCTATTGCAACAGCCGCGTTTTCCTTAATAATCGGATTGGTTCTTACACTTGTATGGCCGCCGATTCAACATGGACTAAACTTTGTGTCTCAGAGCATGATTAGTTCAAACGAGACACTGTCCGCGTTTATCTTCGGAACCATCGAACGCTCGCTGATTCCTTTTGGTCTTCACCATATTTTCTATTCTCCGTTCTGGTTTGAATTTGGAGAATATGTCAACAAAGCAGGTGAAGTTATTCGCGGTGACCAGCGTATCTTCATGGCGCAGCTTCGTGATGGTGTTGAATTCACAGCAGGTACGTTTACTACCGGTAAATATCCGTTCATGATGTTCGGACTTCCTGCAGCAGCGCTGGCGATCTATCATACAGCGAAACCAGAAAATAAAAAAGTAGTTGGTTCCCTGATGGTATCCGGTGCTCTTACTGCGTTCCTTACAGGGATTACAGAGCCACTTGAATTTTCTTTCTTGTTTGTTGCACCGCTTTTGTTTGCAGTTCATGCGGTATTCGCAGGTCTATCTTTTATGATCATGCAAATTCTGGGCGTTAAAATCGGGATGACATTCTCGGGCGGTTTAATTGACTACATCTTGTTCGGGGTAATTCCTAACCGTACGCCTTGGTATCTGGTTATCGTCGTAGGTCTTGCATTTGCGGTAATTTACTACTTCGGTTTCCGTTTTGTTATTACGAAATTTAATCTCAAAACACCGGGACGTGAAGAAAAAGTCATTGAGACTGGTTCGGCGGGTTCAGGTTCAAAAGACGAACTGCCTCATCAAATCTTGAAAGCTTTTGGCGGTCCGGATAATATTAAACACCTCGATGCTTGTATCACCAGACTTCGTATTGAAGTTAAAGATAAATCGACAGTTGATAAGAATCGTCTAAAAGATTTAGGCGCTTCGGGTGTTCTTGAAGTGGGTAATAATGTACAAGCTATTTTCGGTACACGTTCAGACACAATCAAGTCGCAAATGAAAGATATTATGGATGGCCGTACTCCTGCGGCACCGGAAGTTGATCCAGAACCAGAGGTAGAACAAGCTCAAGGGGAGTCTGGTGAAGCGATTATTCCTGAGCAAATTGTAATGCCTGCTAATGGTGAACTTCTGGATATCACGCAAGTACCTGACCCCGTTTTCTCTGAGAAAATGACAGGTGATGGTTTTGCCTTCCTGCCACATGAGAATACGATTCATTCTCCGGTAAACGGAAAAGTATTTAACGTATTCCCTAGTAAGCACGCAATCGGCATTTTGTCCGATGGTGGAAAAGAAGTACTTGTTCACATTGGGGTTAACACCGTTAAACTCAAAGGACAAGGGTTCAAAGTCTTGGTTGAAGAAGGCGATCTTGTATCCGCTGGTCAACCAATCATGGAAGTAGATGTGGAGTATGTAAAAGCACATGCGCCATCCATTATTTCCCCAGTAATTTTCTCTAATCTGCCTGAAGGCGCAGTGGTTAAGTTGGAAAAATCAGGTGTGCAAAAGGCCGGAGAAGACAAAATTATCACAATTCATTAA
- a CDS encoding flotillin family protein, which yields MPEVFVVPAIVVGVILVLGIAFWARYKTVGPDEAMIVTGSFLGNKHISDDDSGRKIKIVRGGGTFIWPVFQQSEFISLLSHKLDVTTPEVYTEQGVPVIADGVAIIKVGSSIEDVSTAAEQFIGKPVESLRGEAQEVLEGHLRAILGTMTVEEVYRNRDRFAQEVQGVAARDLKKMGLSIVSFTIKDVRDKHGYLDALGKPRIAMVKRDAEIAEAEAVRDARIQKANAEEQGQKAELLRDTNIAEAAKEKELKVASFKKDQDTAKAEADQAYHIQEARAKQTMVEEQMKVELVRKEREIDLQAKEIMVREKQYDAEVKKKAEADRYAVEQAAEADRTKRMREAEALQYSIETQAKATSEQKRLEGQAMADAELAKGTADAEVIRLRGLAEAEAKEKLAEAFQKFGEAAVLDIIVKMLPELAGKIAEPISSIDKLTVVDTGKGEGAARVSNYVTELMATAPEMLKSVSGIDVEQLIKGLTKKGSVEPAAIEKINIPAEVAVTKDSI from the coding sequence ATGCCAGAAGTGTTCGTAGTTCCTGCCATCGTTGTAGGTGTGATTCTCGTGTTAGGTATTGCTTTTTGGGCGAGGTACAAAACAGTTGGGCCGGATGAGGCCATGATTGTAACAGGTTCTTTCTTAGGAAATAAACACATTTCAGATGATGACAGCGGACGCAAAATAAAAATTGTTCGCGGCGGCGGTACGTTTATATGGCCGGTATTTCAGCAATCCGAATTCATTTCATTACTGTCTCACAAGCTTGATGTAACGACCCCAGAGGTATATACAGAACAAGGCGTTCCTGTTATTGCAGATGGAGTCGCTATTATTAAAGTAGGGAGTTCAATTGAAGACGTATCCACTGCAGCAGAGCAGTTTATCGGAAAACCTGTGGAATCGCTGCGAGGTGAAGCACAGGAGGTGCTTGAAGGACATCTGCGTGCCATTCTCGGTACGATGACGGTTGAAGAAGTATACCGTAACCGGGATCGTTTTGCTCAAGAAGTACAAGGGGTGGCTGCAAGAGACCTCAAAAAAATGGGGCTTAGCATTGTATCATTTACGATTAAAGATGTACGTGATAAACACGGCTATTTGGATGCGCTTGGTAAACCGCGTATTGCTATGGTGAAAAGGGATGCCGAAATTGCTGAAGCAGAAGCAGTGCGGGATGCTAGAATTCAAAAGGCAAATGCAGAAGAGCAAGGACAAAAAGCAGAACTTTTAAGAGATACGAACATTGCAGAAGCTGCTAAAGAAAAAGAATTGAAAGTCGCTTCCTTTAAGAAAGATCAAGATACAGCAAAAGCAGAAGCGGATCAGGCTTATCATATCCAAGAAGCACGTGCAAAACAGACGATGGTTGAGGAACAAATGAAAGTAGAACTCGTTCGTAAAGAGCGTGAAATTGATTTGCAAGCCAAAGAAATTATGGTTCGTGAGAAACAATATGATGCAGAAGTGAAGAAGAAGGCGGAAGCCGACCGTTATGCCGTTGAACAGGCAGCAGAAGCGGATAGAACAAAAAGAATGCGAGAAGCAGAAGCACTTCAGTATTCAATTGAAACCCAGGCAAAAGCGACTTCCGAACAAAAAAGGCTCGAAGGCCAAGCGATGGCGGATGCAGAACTCGCAAAAGGTACAGCAGATGCCGAAGTTATTCGTCTGCGCGGTTTAGCTGAAGCGGAAGCAAAAGAAAAATTAGCCGAAGCCTTCCAAAAGTTTGGAGAAGCAGCCGTACTCGATATTATCGTGAAAATGCTGCCTGAACTTGCAGGTAAGATTGCAGAACCAATCTCCTCTATTGATAAGTTAACCGTTGTGGATACGGGGAAAGGCGAGGGTGCTGCACGCGTAAGTAATTATGTGACAGAACTTATGGCGACCGCGCCGGAAATGCTGAAGAGTGTATCTGGCATTGACGTAGAACAGCTGATCAAAGGCTTAACCAAAAAAGGAAGTGTAGAGCCAGCAGCAATAGAAAAAATCAATATTCCTGCTGAAGTTGCAGTAACCAAAGATTCAATCTAA
- the ptsP gene encoding phosphoenolpyruvate--protein phosphotransferase: MPNVSGIAASAGIAIARAFILEHPDYSVEKRSINDVDAEIAKLESALDKSRAELEAIKEKTLRELGEKKAEIFASHLLILDDPELIDPVRSKIADEKVNAEFALDETATTFIQMFENMKSAYLQERAADMRDVTKRVLGHLLGLKVANPAEIDEEVVVLAEDLTPSDTAQLNRKYVLGFATNIGGRTSHSAIMARSLEIPAVVGTKDILSQAKSGDLIIVDGLDGQVLVNPEDSVVEEYKSKQAAYAAQVEEWRKLRDEPTVTVDGVHVELAANIGTPNDVAGVLDNGGEGVGLYRTEFLYMGRDKLPSEDVQYNAYKTVLEKMEGKPVVVRTLDIGGDKELPYLDLPKEMNPFLGFRAVRLCLDRQDIFRTQLRALLRASVHGNLKIMFPMIATLGEFREAKAVLLEEKEKLVKEGIEVADNIQLGIMVEIPSTAVLADQFAKEVDFFSIGTNDLIQYTMAADRMNERVSYLYQPYNPSILRLIKMVIDASHREGKWTGMCGEMAGDTTAIPLLLGLGLDEFSMSATSILPARSQLTKLSQAEMKELAAKALDMQTAEQVVELVRSIGQ, translated from the coding sequence ATGCCTAATGTTTCCGGGATTGCTGCTTCGGCTGGTATTGCCATTGCCCGAGCGTTTATCTTGGAGCACCCTGATTACTCTGTAGAAAAACGCTCGATTAACGACGTAGACGCAGAGATTGCTAAACTGGAGTCGGCTTTGGATAAATCCAGAGCCGAACTCGAGGCAATCAAAGAAAAAACGTTACGGGAACTTGGGGAGAAAAAAGCAGAGATCTTTGCATCTCATCTTTTGATCCTGGATGATCCTGAACTGATTGATCCGGTAAGATCCAAAATTGCTGATGAAAAAGTGAACGCTGAGTTTGCTTTGGATGAAACAGCAACTACCTTTATTCAAATGTTTGAAAATATGAAGAGTGCTTATCTTCAAGAACGTGCTGCGGATATGCGTGACGTTACAAAGCGTGTGCTTGGTCACTTGCTTGGTCTTAAAGTTGCAAATCCAGCAGAGATTGATGAAGAAGTGGTTGTTCTTGCAGAAGATCTAACTCCTTCGGATACAGCGCAGCTCAACCGTAAATATGTTCTTGGTTTTGCAACGAACATTGGCGGACGTACTTCTCACTCTGCAATTATGGCGAGATCTCTTGAAATTCCTGCTGTAGTAGGAACAAAAGACATTCTTTCACAAGCTAAAAGCGGCGATCTGATCATCGTAGACGGACTAGATGGACAAGTTCTTGTTAACCCGGAAGATTCCGTGGTTGAAGAATATAAGTCCAAACAAGCTGCATACGCTGCTCAGGTTGAAGAGTGGAGAAAACTTCGCGACGAGCCGACTGTAACTGTTGATGGCGTTCATGTAGAGCTTGCTGCGAACATCGGTACTCCTAATGATGTAGCAGGCGTGCTTGATAACGGCGGAGAAGGCGTTGGTCTGTATCGTACAGAATTCCTATATATGGGACGCGATAAGCTTCCTTCCGAAGATGTACAATATAATGCATACAAAACGGTTCTTGAAAAAATGGAAGGGAAACCGGTTGTTGTTCGTACACTAGATATTGGTGGCGATAAAGAACTTCCATACCTTGATCTTCCAAAAGAAATGAATCCTTTCCTTGGCTTCCGTGCAGTTCGTCTGTGCCTTGATCGTCAGGATATCTTCCGTACACAGCTACGCGCATTGCTGCGTGCGAGTGTCCATGGGAACCTAAAAATTATGTTCCCGATGATCGCAACACTGGGTGAATTCCGTGAAGCAAAAGCTGTTCTTCTTGAAGAGAAGGAGAAGCTTGTGAAGGAAGGTATCGAAGTTGCAGATAACATTCAGCTTGGTATCATGGTTGAGATTCCTTCCACTGCGGTATTAGCGGATCAATTTGCGAAAGAAGTGGACTTCTTCAGTATCGGAACAAACGATCTGATTCAGTACACAATGGCAGCAGACCGCATGAATGAGCGTGTATCTTACTTGTATCAACCATATAACCCATCCATCCTTCGCTTAATCAAAATGGTTATTGATGCATCGCATCGTGAAGGTAAATGGACAGGAATGTGCGGTGAGATGGCAGGAGATACAACAGCTATTCCGCTTCTTCTTGGCCTCGGTCTTGATGAATTCAGCATGAGCGCAACTTCCATTCTTCCTGCACGCAGTCAGCTGACGAAGCTGTCTCAAGCAGAAATGAAGGAACTTGCGGCAAAAGCGCTGGATATGCAAACCGCAGAACAAGTCGTTGAGCTTGTTCGCAGTATCGGACAATAG
- a CDS encoding cysteine-rich CWC family protein translates to MNTCSMNNPLICPLCRKPNHCAYAAGRPAEECWCMNLPVPKRLLSQIPDEERGKSCVCEACVRAFKADS, encoded by the coding sequence ATGAACACATGCTCCATGAATAATCCGCTGATCTGCCCTTTATGCCGTAAACCTAATCACTGTGCTTATGCTGCGGGAAGACCTGCCGAGGAGTGCTGGTGTATGAATCTACCTGTCCCCAAACGACTGCTTTCGCAAATTCCAGACGAAGAAAGAGGCAAATCTTGTGTATGTGAAGCCTGTGTAAGAGCGTTTAAGGCAGACTCCTGA
- a CDS encoding HPr family phosphocarrier protein produces MQQTFRITDEDGIHARPATALVNTANKFKGAESFAEAKGKKVTLKSILGVLSLGLEKGDEISIIVNGEGEAEALQALTDVMVNEGLGEINA; encoded by the coding sequence ATGCAACAAACATTCAGAATTACAGACGAAGACGGTATCCATGCACGTCCAGCTACAGCGCTGGTAAACACAGCTAACAAATTCAAAGGTGCAGAATCTTTCGCAGAAGCAAAAGGTAAAAAAGTAACTTTGAAATCCATCTTGGGCGTACTTTCTCTTGGTCTTGAAAAAGGTGATGAAATCAGCATCATCGTTAACGGCGAAGGCGAAGCAGAAGCACTTCAAGCTTTGACTGATGTTATGGTTAACGAAGGGTTGGGCGAAATTAATGCCTAA
- a CDS encoding ArsR/SmtB family transcription factor, translated as MNEEMLNISVQQSKLLSSALRVKIMKHLLDSPKTSKQVADLLGESGGNVHYHIKKLYDGGLLEMVEEKKNGGVIEKYYQSKSKWFNTEGAEIIDPVLSDQYESADATKLSIRMELTEVQKKEMTSEFRSFLERWVNKSTAVRNEDTQEFSIGIKIISVEPKQEGKG; from the coding sequence ATGAATGAGGAAATGCTGAATATTTCCGTTCAACAATCCAAATTATTAAGCAGTGCGCTGCGAGTAAAAATTATGAAGCATTTGCTCGATTCTCCGAAAACCTCAAAACAAGTCGCTGATCTTCTTGGTGAATCCGGCGGAAATGTTCATTACCACATCAAAAAATTGTATGATGGCGGTCTACTAGAAATGGTCGAGGAGAAAAAGAACGGGGGGGTTATCGAAAAGTATTACCAATCCAAGTCGAAATGGTTTAACACGGAGGGAGCGGAGATCATTGATCCCGTACTCAGTGATCAATATGAGTCCGCAGATGCGACCAAATTAAGCATCCGAATGGAGTTAACGGAAGTGCAGAAAAAAGAAATGACGAGTGAATTCAGATCCTTTTTGGAACGTTGGGTTAACAAGTCTACAGCTGTGAGGAACGAAGATACACAAGAATTTAGTATTGGAATCAAGATCATATCGGTAGAGCCTAAGCAAGAGGGGAAAGGGTGA
- a CDS encoding DUF2642 domain-containing protein, which produces MQLITSWLGKQAEFVLSGCKNSIQGEIIDIGNDIVVVYENDRYIYIPIHHLQQMRLTPNRSNMTDSTPPDPAIDHSKISYRKILMNSRGIFSEVSLGDQSIHGYVTAIMNDYFVFFSPLHHSVYISVKHLKYIVPYPVNTTPFSLRHDHFPVQPAAISLSRTLDQQIHKLEGQLVTLNLGAKPYRAGLLKSVEGNLLELVEAEGISLMMHTDHIQAIHVP; this is translated from the coding sequence ATGCAGCTGATTACATCTTGGTTAGGCAAACAAGCAGAATTCGTACTTTCCGGTTGTAAGAACTCGATCCAAGGAGAAATAATCGATATTGGAAATGATATTGTGGTCGTCTATGAAAATGATCGTTATATTTATATACCAATTCATCATCTGCAGCAGATGAGACTTACTCCCAATCGAAGTAATATGACCGACAGCACGCCTCCTGACCCTGCCATTGATCATAGCAAAATTTCGTATCGTAAAATACTCATGAATTCAAGAGGGATCTTTAGTGAAGTATCTCTAGGCGATCAATCAATACATGGATATGTCACTGCGATTATGAACGATTACTTTGTATTTTTCTCCCCCCTCCACCACTCCGTGTATATATCTGTAAAGCACCTAAAATATATCGTACCCTACCCGGTAAATACGACCCCATTCTCCCTGAGACACGACCATTTTCCTGTACAACCTGCTGCTATATCGCTATCTAGGACGCTGGATCAACAGATTCATAAACTAGAAGGACAACTTGTTACTCTGAACCTTGGAGCAAAACCGTACCGAGCCGGATTATTAAAAAGCGTGGAAGGTAATCTGCTCGAATTGGTAGAGGCAGAAGGCATATCTCTCATGATGCACACGGATCATATCCAAGCGATTCATGTACCCTAA
- a CDS encoding MFS transporter, whose protein sequence is MSDSSMNLFLNRNFLFMFFGRLVTNVGDSIYAVAAMWLVSELGGSTFYTGLAGFLSLIPRFIQFFSGPIIDRISIRHLLIHTQLIQAFLLLIIPAASYLGQLNVVLVLIISPIISIFNTLIYPAQMSSLPSFVPKKDLTKANSYFTFAGQGIDTFCNAVSGVLIVIVGAVSIYLLDSVLFIISAILFSFLRIPKHKQQIEQSQPVEKENISVILQHYKTELLEGIHILLGKSFSRLLWGMLLINLVGGATFVVLPAFSKLHGGPELYGLLLMAQAMGSMFGALIAPFLKLERIGMGLIYATAFSVSGILWTLSVHSPNIWMMMIIYGLSWVPGGVTNILINSYIQKAIPQHLLGRVFSASYSLSGIAAPIGSLCGGILGEVFGSEVIIGVSGLSVLFIGLYWLFDKTTRKLPSSDHVTEKVFQA, encoded by the coding sequence GTGAGTGATTCATCTATGAATCTGTTCTTGAATCGGAATTTTCTATTTATGTTCTTTGGAAGACTTGTCACAAATGTAGGAGATTCCATCTATGCCGTAGCGGCAATGTGGCTGGTATCGGAGCTTGGCGGCTCTACTTTTTATACAGGGCTCGCTGGCTTCCTCTCGCTAATACCCAGGTTTATTCAATTTTTCAGCGGACCGATCATAGACCGGATATCGATACGGCATCTGCTCATCCATACTCAGCTCATCCAAGCTTTTCTATTATTGATTATTCCGGCAGCAAGTTATTTGGGTCAGCTGAATGTTGTTCTTGTACTTATCATTTCACCCATTATATCGATCTTCAACACACTCATATACCCCGCACAAATGTCGTCATTACCCTCTTTTGTCCCTAAAAAAGATCTCACCAAAGCGAACTCCTATTTCACCTTTGCAGGTCAAGGGATCGATACCTTCTGTAATGCAGTATCTGGTGTACTCATTGTAATTGTAGGAGCTGTCTCCATTTACTTACTGGATTCTGTCCTATTTATCATCAGCGCTATTTTATTCTCCTTCCTCCGAATTCCGAAGCATAAGCAGCAAATTGAACAGAGTCAGCCCGTTGAAAAGGAAAATATATCGGTGATATTACAGCACTATAAAACAGAACTCTTAGAAGGGATCCACATTCTATTAGGCAAATCTTTCTCAAGACTTCTTTGGGGGATGCTCCTCATTAACTTGGTCGGGGGAGCCACGTTTGTGGTATTGCCTGCGTTTAGTAAATTACATGGGGGACCAGAACTATATGGGCTTTTACTGATGGCGCAAGCGATGGGAAGCATGTTTGGAGCCTTGATCGCTCCTTTTTTGAAGTTGGAGAGGATCGGTATGGGTCTTATCTATGCAACCGCTTTTTCGGTGAGCGGTATATTGTGGACCCTTAGTGTGCACAGCCCAAATATCTGGATGATGATGATCATATATGGTTTGTCTTGGGTTCCCGGCGGAGTGACCAATATTCTGATCAATTCTTATATCCAAAAAGCAATCCCTCAGCATCTATTAGGCAGAGTATTCTCCGCATCCTACAGCCTCAGCGGTATTGCAGCGCCTATTGGATCGTTATGCGGGGGTATCCTAGGAGAAGTGTTTGGAAGTGAAGTGATTATTGGGGTAAGCGGACTGTCTGTGTTATTCATTGGTCTGTACTGGTTGTTTGATAAGACCACCCGCAAACTCCCAAGCTCTGATCATGTTACGGAGAAAGTATTTCAGGCATAA
- a CDS encoding arsenic transporter: MLDYQLWLTFGVFITTVTFLMWRPRGMNESIPTSLGALLLILTGVTSYTNIIDIFGIVSGAAVTILSTIVMSIILDSIGFFRWIAINMIDKAKGSGIALFWLIILLCFLMTIFFNNDGSILITTPIIIRICSMLRLKLHQKLPYLLSGALIATASSAPIGLSNLANLIALKMVGLNLNTYTLMMFVPSMLGILSMMLLLYYYFRKNIPRKIYYFPNSFSSKNYHPLQTAPNEEEKVDWWLFRVCISIVVFIRGGFFLAEIVGIPMEIVAVTGVVLLLCVRYYRTRQGLRDVFTQTPWHILLFAFSIYVIVDSLHRAGITESLIDLLKPVAEMGDAALILSSGILLTFLSNLVNNLPSVMIGTFVVTDLGLTDHQLHLAYLANILGSDIGALLTPIGTLATLIWMYILKTHHIRISWKQYMKVTFIVIPISLIISLISLYIWTFILF; the protein is encoded by the coding sequence ATGCTTGATTATCAGCTTTGGCTGACCTTTGGTGTATTCATCACTACTGTGACCTTCTTAATGTGGCGTCCACGCGGAATGAATGAATCGATTCCAACCTCTTTGGGCGCCCTTCTTCTTATCCTTACGGGGGTAACCAGTTATACCAACATTATAGATATTTTCGGTATCGTCTCAGGGGCTGCCGTAACCATCCTATCGACCATTGTCATGTCCATTATTCTAGATAGTATCGGTTTCTTTCGCTGGATTGCGATCAACATGATTGATAAGGCAAAGGGGTCCGGTATCGCATTATTTTGGCTTATCATCTTGCTCTGTTTTCTGATGACCATATTTTTTAACAATGACGGCAGTATACTGATCACCACCCCCATTATCATTCGCATCTGTTCTATGCTTCGTTTGAAATTGCATCAAAAACTTCCTTATCTACTCTCTGGGGCGTTAATTGCAACAGCTTCAAGTGCTCCCATCGGGTTAAGTAATTTAGCAAATCTAATTGCACTAAAAATGGTGGGACTCAACTTAAACACGTACACACTCATGATGTTTGTCCCTTCTATGCTCGGTATTCTAAGTATGATGTTATTACTCTATTATTACTTCCGTAAAAATATCCCTAGAAAGATTTATTATTTCCCCAATTCATTCTCTTCAAAAAACTATCATCCATTACAAACCGCACCTAATGAAGAGGAAAAGGTGGATTGGTGGCTATTCCGAGTCTGCATCAGCATTGTCGTTTTCATTCGCGGAGGTTTTTTTCTAGCCGAAATCGTAGGTATTCCCATGGAGATCGTTGCAGTTACTGGCGTTGTTCTCTTGTTATGCGTTAGATATTACCGTACTCGCCAAGGACTGCGAGATGTGTTTACACAGACACCTTGGCATATCTTATTGTTTGCATTCAGTATCTATGTAATTGTGGATAGTCTGCACCGGGCCGGTATCACAGAATCATTAATCGATCTATTAAAACCGGTTGCTGAAATGGGAGATGCTGCTTTGATTCTATCATCCGGCATTTTGCTTACTTTCCTATCGAATCTAGTAAACAATCTACCTTCTGTGATGATTGGAACTTTTGTAGTTACAGATCTCGGCCTAACCGATCATCAACTCCACCTAGCTTATCTCGCTAATATTTTAGGAAGTGATATTGGAGCATTGCTGACACCAATCGGCACCCTCGCAACACTGATCTGGATGTACATTTTAAAAACTCACCATATTCGGATCTCTTGGAAACAGTATATGAAAGTCACGTTTATTGTGATACCCATTAGTTTAATCATCAGCCTAATCTCTCTGTATATTTGGACATTCATTTTATTTTGA